The proteins below come from a single candidate division WOR-3 bacterium genomic window:
- a CDS encoding DUF302 domain-containing protein, translating into MKYGFVKATDLAFDDALEKVEKELKKEGFKILTTIDAQAKFKEKLNIDFPKYMILGACNPKLAHEAISAEWNIGLLLPCNVIVYEKDGQVWIGVMKPSEAMAIVQNEALHDLADTVEAKLKRAFDEI; encoded by the coding sequence ATGAAGTATGGTTTCGTAAAAGCAACGGATCTTGCATTCGATGATGCTCTTGAAAAAGTTGAAAAGGAATTAAAGAAAGAGGGATTTAAGATATTAACAACCATCGATGCGCAGGCAAAGTTCAAAGAGAAATTGAATATTGATTTCCCGAAATATATGATACTTGGGGCATGTAACCCCAAACTGGCACATGAAGCCATTTCGGCAGAATGGAATATTGGTTTGCTGCTACCGTGTAATGTTATCGTTTATGAGAAAGACGGTCAGGTGTGGATCGGGGTAATGAAACCGAGCGAAGCAATGGCGATAGTCCAGAACGAGGCATTGCATGATCTGGCAGACACGGTAGAAGCGAAATTGAAGCGTGCCTTCGATGAAATATGA
- the hslU gene encoding ATP-dependent protease ATPase subunit HslU gives MEERASMISVKYDAFPTPEEIVARLDNYIIGQSEAKKAVAIALRNRWRRQRVEGKIKEEIYPNNIILIGPTGVGKTEIARRLAGLARAPFIKVEASRFTEVGYVGRDVESMVRDLVEISVNIVRQEKTESVQDKAKLYAEERVLDILIPPLPRPDPNKVVTVPEKTLDTREKMRAMLHAGKLDERVVEIEVSRQGFAPIIEIFGQGGIEELGMAVEEAFGSRLPKRKKKRKMPVSEAIKYLQSEEAEKLIDMDEVINEARLRAENSGIIFVDEIDKIAGGGTTAGPDVSREGVQRDLLPIVEGSNVMTKYGMIKTNHVLFIAAGAFHNKKPSDLIPELQGRFPIRVELSALSEDDFRRILVEPENSLIKQYIALLASDGVELEFSEDAIDTIAQIASKVNETTENIGARRLHTVMTKLLEDLLYNAPATAKKAKITRVYVDEKLGEIVRNVDVSRYIL, from the coding sequence ATGGAGGAAAGGGCTTCGATGATATCAGTAAAATATGATGCCTTTCCTACTCCCGAAGAAATAGTCGCCCGACTGGACAACTACATCATCGGTCAATCCGAAGCTAAAAAGGCGGTGGCTATTGCCCTGAGAAATAGGTGGCGGCGTCAACGAGTAGAAGGGAAGATAAAAGAAGAGATTTATCCCAACAACATAATACTCATAGGTCCGACCGGAGTAGGTAAGACAGAGATAGCACGCAGATTAGCCGGGCTGGCACGCGCGCCTTTTATCAAGGTCGAGGCATCGCGTTTTACGGAGGTCGGCTATGTGGGTCGTGATGTTGAGTCAATGGTCCGCGATCTTGTCGAAATATCAGTTAACATAGTGCGGCAGGAGAAGACGGAGTCGGTTCAGGATAAGGCAAAACTCTATGCCGAGGAAAGGGTTCTTGATATCCTGATACCCCCGCTGCCGCGACCCGACCCAAATAAGGTTGTCACTGTGCCCGAAAAGACCCTTGATACGAGGGAAAAGATGCGTGCGATGTTGCATGCCGGTAAGCTCGACGAGCGTGTCGTCGAAATAGAAGTTTCACGGCAGGGATTTGCTCCGATCATAGAGATTTTCGGTCAGGGCGGTATCGAGGAACTGGGGATGGCTGTTGAAGAGGCGTTCGGTAGCAGGTTGCCGAAGCGGAAAAAGAAGAGGAAAATGCCGGTCAGTGAGGCGATCAAGTACCTGCAGAGTGAAGAAGCAGAGAAGTTGATCGATATGGATGAAGTGATAAACGAGGCCAGACTAAGAGCCGAGAACTCTGGGATCATCTTTGTTGACGAGATCGACAAGATCGCTGGTGGAGGCACGACTGCAGGTCCGGATGTTTCCAGGGAAGGGGTACAGCGAGATCTGCTGCCAATCGTTGAGGGTTCGAATGTCATGACCAAGTATGGGATGATCAAGACGAACCATGTACTATTCATAGCTGCAGGAGCATTTCATAATAAGAAGCCTTCCGATTTGATACCTGAATTGCAGGGAAGATTTCCCATACGGGTTGAGCTTTCGGCGCTGTCTGAGGATGATTTCCGGCGCATTCTTGTCGAACCCGAGAACTCACTTATCAAGCAGTATATTGCGCTGCTGGCAAGCGATGGTGTGGAATTGGAATTCTCGGAGGATGCTATCGATACAATTGCACAAATCGCCAGTAAGGTGAATGAGACTACGGAGAATATTGGCGCGCGCCGTCTACATACTGTCATGACCAAACTTCTTGAAGACCTTCTGTATAATGCGCCTGCAACAGCCAAGAAAGCAAAGATCACCAGGGTGTATGTAGATGAGAAATTAGGTGAGATAGTCCGTAACGTAGATGTTTCCCGCTATATACTATAA
- a CDS encoding bifunctional folylpolyglutamate synthase/dihydrofolate synthase — translation MNKTSQDFLYSLIDYEKVAGYDYDLDAYKDFLTNFGSPERGLHNVILIGGTKGKGSTAAIMSASLQSSGYRVGLYTSPHLKDINERIKINGQSIGNSEFDRQLRRIMPAVKKKRGARSFFEVLTTVAFLHFLEKRVDVTVLEVGLGGRLDATNATNPLLSVITRIGYDHTNLLGTRLGQIAQEKAGIIRENGTLITTHQRPAAAKVLMKAARANKSRIIFAHEQHKIEALRQSMDGTKIRVSGKLGSFDLFLPLAGSHQIENASLSLAALYELRTLGLQLHIDAVRSGIGKTSLHGRFEVVSKNPLIIFDCAHNEDSFRALEQNLTEFKIKDFYLVFGSNRDKGIKYCLKSIFPKAREVFLVKADNPRAIEPAAISAQAGKYQKNITIGTSVKDVLSLLSTRQEKPVTIVIAGSFYLWQKKWI, via the coding sequence TTGAATAAAACCTCCCAGGATTTTCTGTATTCACTGATCGACTACGAGAAAGTAGCCGGCTATGATTATGACCTGGATGCCTACAAGGATTTTCTCACTAATTTCGGTTCGCCAGAGCGTGGGCTACACAATGTAATCCTCATCGGTGGAACAAAAGGCAAAGGTTCAACTGCGGCCATAATGAGTGCCTCTCTGCAGAGCAGCGGATACCGGGTTGGTCTGTACACTTCACCTCACCTCAAAGATATCAACGAACGCATCAAAATCAACGGACAAAGCATCGGTAATTCTGAGTTCGACCGACAGTTACGGAGAATCATGCCCGCGGTGAAGAAGAAAAGGGGAGCAAGAAGTTTTTTTGAGGTCCTCACAACAGTGGCTTTTCTGCATTTTCTGGAAAAACGGGTTGATGTCACGGTGCTCGAAGTCGGCCTGGGTGGCCGCCTCGATGCAACGAATGCAACAAACCCACTGCTGTCGGTCATAACAAGGATAGGTTATGACCATACAAATCTGCTTGGCACAAGACTCGGGCAGATCGCTCAAGAAAAAGCAGGTATCATACGCGAGAACGGCACATTGATCACAACGCACCAAAGACCAGCAGCAGCGAAGGTATTGATGAAAGCCGCGAGAGCCAACAAAAGCAGGATAATCTTTGCCCACGAGCAGCACAAAATAGAAGCACTGAGGCAATCTATGGACGGTACTAAGATACGTGTCAGTGGCAAATTAGGCAGTTTCGATTTGTTTCTCCCCCTGGCCGGATCACACCAAATAGAGAACGCCTCGCTCTCCCTGGCTGCATTGTACGAACTCCGAACGCTTGGACTTCAGCTGCATATCGATGCAGTACGCAGTGGCATAGGCAAAACGTCTCTTCATGGCAGATTCGAAGTCGTATCAAAGAATCCTCTGATAATTTTTGACTGCGCTCATAACGAAGACTCATTCAGGGCGCTCGAACAGAATCTCACGGAGTTTAAGATAAAAGATTTCTACCTCGTTTTTGGGAGCAACCGTGACAAGGGCATAAAGTACTGCCTGAAGAGCATTTTTCCAAAAGCAAGAGAAGTATTTCTGGTCAAGGCAGACAATCCACGTGCTATCGAACCAGCGGCCATATCGGCGCAGGCGGGCAAATATCAAAAGAACATAACGATCGGGACTTCGGTAAAAGATGTCCTCAGCTTACTGTCTACGCGTCAAGAAAAGCCGGTAACGATTGTTATCGCTGGCTCCTTCTATCTCTGGCAAAAAAAGTGGATATAA
- a CDS encoding P-II family nitrogen regulator, translated as MKQIKAYVRTYMSDKVIHALKEIGAPRLTAIDIRVMGDEIDPHHLEISSAHAGTYTTMVKLEIVCSDDQVDSIRDIIIKNARTGYKGDGIVVISPVDETVGIRDGRLSTK; from the coding sequence GTGAAGCAGATAAAAGCTTATGTCCGGACCTACATGTCTGACAAGGTCATCCATGCGTTGAAAGAGATCGGTGCTCCGCGCTTGACAGCAATAGATATCCGCGTGATGGGGGATGAGATTGACCCGCATCATCTTGAAATATCGTCGGCGCACGCGGGTACTTATACGACTATGGTCAAACTCGAAATTGTATGCAGTGATGACCAGGTGGACAGCATACGCGATATAATCATTAAGAACGCGCGTACTGGCTACAAAGGTGATGGTATCGTTGTTATTTCACCAGTTGATGAGACAGTCGGGATTCGTGACGGTCGGCTCAGCACAAAGTAG
- the uvrB gene encoding excinuclease ABC subunit UvrB, protein MRFRLFTTFSPKGDQPEAISQLTDGINKNRKYQTLLGVTGSGKTFTIANVIEQIQRPTLVISHNKTLAAQLYGEFKSFFPENAVEYFISYYDYYQPEAYVPASDMYIEKDASINEEIERLRLRATSSLLTRRDVIIVASVSCIYNIGSPDEVKELVLMIDKGKRKERDEILNILVSIQYRRNDVDFARGTFRVRGDTIDIHPADEEYGVRIQSVDEVVDRIQIFDPLTGHVTDDLENIVIFPAKHFITTQPRIEEALTNIRTELEERLDKFKKENKLLEAQRLQQRTNFDIEMLLELGYCPGIENYSMHLSGRRPGERPFCLIDYFPDDFLVVIDESHVTIPQINGMYEGDHSRKLTLVEHGFRLPSALENRPLRFDEFESLINQAICISATPADWEIAKSGHQVIEQIVRPTGIIDPVVSVKPASNQVDDLLNQIKKRVAHKERVLVTTLTKRMAEDLTEYLHELGLRVRYMHSEIGALQRVEILRGLRLGEFDILVGINLLREGLDLPEVALVAILDADREGFLRSERSLIQTAGRAARNVRSEVIMYADEITGSMRNAIREMERRRRKQVRYNEEHNITPRSIVKSHDEILRATSVADRISQEKRREEGGMEELGRLYKDMEEAASLLEFEQAAEIRDKIKAIKRKMEIYEKKRRQNKTDR, encoded by the coding sequence GTGAGATTTAGACTCTTCACGACATTTAGCCCAAAAGGTGACCAACCAGAAGCAATCAGCCAGCTGACCGATGGCATCAACAAAAACCGAAAATATCAGACCCTGCTGGGCGTAACCGGTTCGGGCAAGACTTTCACGATAGCCAATGTGATAGAACAAATCCAGAGGCCGACGCTGGTGATCTCTCATAACAAAACACTTGCGGCACAGCTTTATGGCGAGTTTAAATCTTTTTTCCCGGAAAATGCAGTCGAGTATTTCATATCTTATTATGACTACTATCAGCCAGAGGCATACGTTCCAGCGAGTGATATGTATATTGAGAAAGATGCTTCAATAAATGAGGAAATCGAACGCCTCCGACTGCGGGCAACATCGTCTCTGCTGACCAGACGTGATGTGATAATCGTTGCATCGGTATCGTGTATCTACAATATCGGTTCACCCGACGAAGTTAAAGAACTCGTGCTAATGATCGATAAGGGAAAAAGAAAAGAAAGAGACGAAATACTGAACATATTAGTGTCAATCCAGTACCGGAGAAATGATGTCGACTTTGCACGCGGTACCTTCCGTGTCCGTGGCGATACGATCGATATTCATCCCGCAGATGAAGAATACGGAGTAAGAATACAAAGCGTGGATGAAGTCGTTGATAGAATCCAAATATTTGACCCCTTAACAGGACATGTCACGGACGATCTTGAGAATATCGTCATATTCCCTGCAAAGCATTTCATCACAACACAGCCACGGATCGAGGAAGCATTAACAAATATCAGAACCGAACTCGAAGAGAGACTTGATAAGTTCAAGAAAGAAAACAAGCTGCTCGAGGCACAGCGCTTGCAGCAACGAACGAATTTCGATATCGAAATGCTCCTCGAACTTGGCTATTGCCCAGGAATCGAGAATTACTCAATGCATTTATCCGGTCGTCGGCCTGGGGAGAGACCTTTTTGTTTGATCGATTACTTCCCTGATGATTTCCTTGTCGTGATCGACGAATCGCATGTCACCATACCACAGATAAACGGAATGTACGAAGGCGATCACTCCCGCAAACTCACTCTGGTCGAACACGGGTTCAGACTGCCATCAGCACTAGAAAATCGACCGCTGAGATTCGATGAATTTGAATCTCTGATCAATCAGGCGATCTGCATATCGGCTACACCCGCAGATTGGGAAATCGCGAAGTCAGGTCATCAGGTCATCGAACAGATCGTTCGTCCAACGGGAATAATAGATCCGGTTGTCAGTGTCAAGCCAGCCAGCAATCAGGTAGATGATTTGCTGAATCAAATCAAAAAGAGAGTAGCACACAAGGAGCGTGTACTGGTGACAACTCTCACAAAAAGAATGGCTGAGGATCTCACCGAGTATTTGCATGAACTGGGACTGCGGGTGCGATACATGCATTCTGAAATAGGCGCCCTGCAGCGCGTAGAAATATTGCGGGGCCTCAGACTGGGCGAGTTCGATATCCTCGTCGGCATAAACCTGCTCAGGGAAGGACTGGATCTGCCTGAAGTCGCACTCGTTGCGATACTTGACGCGGATCGGGAAGGTTTCCTCCGCAGCGAACGGTCATTGATACAAACCGCCGGCCGCGCGGCACGTAACGTGCGCAGCGAGGTCATTATGTATGCCGATGAAATAACCGGGTCGATGCGAAATGCAATAAGGGAGATGGAAAGACGGCGGAGAAAACAAGTCAGATACAATGAGGAACATAACATTACACCCAGAAGTATTGTGAAAAGCCATGATGAAATATTGAGAGCGACCTCGGTGGCTGACCGCATTAGCCAGGAAAAGCGCAGAGAGGAAGGCGGTATGGAAGAACTAGGCCGTCTCTACAAGGACATGGAAGAAGCCGCGTCGCTTCTTGAGTTCGAGCAAGCCGCAGAAATACGAGATAAAATAAAAGCGATAAAGCGTAAAATGGAGATATATGAAAAGAAAAGACGGCAAAACAAGACAGATAGATAG
- a CDS encoding SHOCT domain-containing protein has protein sequence MKLLISFLLVLMASSACYYPRGWHMMDEWDHMPWSYGGVFMWLLLLVLIGVVIYFVARGDKWMKKGGEESSLEILKKRYASGEITREEYNKIKKELE, from the coding sequence ATGAAATTATTGATATCCTTTTTACTTGTGTTAATGGCGTCATCGGCATGCTACTATCCGAGAGGGTGGCACATGATGGACGAATGGGATCACATGCCGTGGAGTTACGGAGGTGTATTTATGTGGCTGCTATTACTGGTCTTGATCGGCGTGGTGATATATTTCGTCGCACGCGGAGATAAATGGATGAAAAAGGGAGGCGAAGAGTCGTCTCTTGAGATCTTAAAGAAACGCTACGCCAGCGGTGAAATAACCAGGGAAGAATACAATAAGATAAAGAAAGAACTCGAGTAA
- a CDS encoding alpha amylase N-terminal ig-like domain-containing protein has translation MERGLRKLLLLLLLLQMLHAIDPDGVFHDRSDLFYVNPQAGDIRLRVTRGAVERVSLLIGAQSVEMNLAYQDKEFDYYAVQLNAFGSTLSYKFLLRSGSDSLMLPSDGSIRPSPDALLTPSWAAGKIYYSINVDGFHNGDPRNDPGEKADWGTKPTEWSSYGGDLKGIVQRIDYINSLGPDIILLSPLFTAASNHKLNPRDYATIDPAYGDTIDLKNLIDAIHGIGKKVILSIVFTHTGNDFPAFTDIVTKGSASRYADWYRIQTMPSAPGGIKYRSWRADPRFPLLNLRNRQLQSYLIGFIDYWTHFGCDGFYIGETEIDEGFAGRLYAQIKEKHPDLLIIYGDPRAGSAYVADGHYDRGLSQVLVDYFVNDTITTAEFDSIIHQMLFFNPTQINRNSIIGIVSYTKRIREVADNALLELMYAFVFTFCGSPLILYGDEFGMNECAPLNWGSFPWSADRQDRHLFGKIQHFIRMRRENIELSSRNFFTLYIDDVSKVYAYDRGGLIVVLNCGSAQSFVELPAWDGTYVELPGGAKLTAYSQTLKLSVEPMSYRILKREI, from the coding sequence ATGGAACGGGGATTAAGAAAACTATTACTGTTGCTGCTTTTACTGCAAATGCTCCATGCGATCGACCCAGACGGTGTTTTTCACGACCGCAGTGACCTTTTCTATGTCAATCCACAGGCTGGCGACATCCGACTCAGGGTAACCAGAGGCGCTGTAGAAAGAGTATCTCTTCTTATAGGAGCACAATCTGTTGAGATGAATCTAGCATATCAAGACAAAGAATTTGATTATTATGCGGTTCAGTTGAATGCGTTCGGTTCGACCCTGTCGTACAAGTTCCTCCTCAGAAGCGGCAGTGATTCACTGATGCTCCCGTCCGATGGTTCAATCCGTCCATCTCCAGACGCTTTGTTGACACCGAGTTGGGCCGCCGGAAAGATATACTATTCAATAAATGTAGATGGCTTTCACAATGGTGACCCGCGGAACGATCCCGGTGAGAAAGCCGATTGGGGTACGAAACCCACAGAATGGTCATCCTACGGTGGAGATCTGAAAGGCATCGTTCAGAGAATCGATTACATAAATTCCTTAGGGCCGGACATCATCCTGCTTTCACCTCTGTTCACGGCAGCATCAAATCATAAACTGAATCCTCGCGACTACGCAACCATAGACCCGGCATATGGTGATACAATTGATCTCAAGAACCTCATCGATGCGATTCACGGTATCGGGAAGAAGGTTATTCTTAGTATCGTCTTCACCCATACCGGTAATGACTTCCCTGCCTTCACTGACATCGTTACGAAGGGGAGTGCGTCACGATATGCGGATTGGTATAGAATTCAAACCATGCCGTCAGCTCCGGGTGGTATCAAATACCGTTCATGGCGCGCCGACCCACGCTTCCCATTGTTGAATTTGAGAAATCGACAGCTGCAAAGTTATCTCATTGGCTTCATTGATTATTGGACACATTTCGGATGCGATGGATTCTATATAGGCGAAACAGAGATCGACGAGGGCTTCGCGGGCAGGTTATATGCGCAGATAAAGGAAAAGCATCCCGACTTGTTGATCATATACGGTGATCCCCGCGCCGGGAGTGCGTACGTCGCGGACGGCCATTACGACCGTGGTCTTAGCCAAGTTCTGGTTGACTACTTTGTTAATGATACGATCACTACTGCCGAATTCGATAGCATCATACATCAAATGTTATTCTTCAATCCGACCCAAATTAACCGTAACAGCATCATTGGGATTGTTAGCTACACCAAACGGATCCGGGAAGTTGCTGACAATGCGCTACTCGAACTAATGTATGCTTTTGTCTTTACGTTTTGTGGTTCCCCGCTTATCCTCTACGGCGACGAATTCGGCATGAACGAATGCGCGCCCCTTAACTGGGGCAGTTTCCCCTGGAGTGCAGACCGTCAGGATCGTCACCTCTTTGGCAAAATACAGCATTTCATCAGAATGCGCAGGGAAAATATTGAGCTGAGTAGCCGAAATTTCTTCACTCTGTATATAGACGATGTGAGCAAGGTCTATGCCTATGATCGGGGCGGATTGATCGTTGTCTTGAATTGTGGTTCTGCGCAATCATTTGTTGAACTCCCGGCATGGGATGGAACATATGTAGAGTTGCCGGGTGGCGCCAAATTGACCGCATATTCCCAAACCCTCAAGCTCTCCGTCGAGCCAATGTCTTATCGCATACTGAAGCGTGAGATTTAG
- the nadC gene encoding carboxylating nicotinate-nucleotide diphosphorylase, producing the protein MKRKDGKTRQIDREAKQFQTIVKRALREDIGRGDITTDAIIPETDRALGIIFAKEEGILCGVDIARTVFEQIDNTIDFQKQLNDGSQLSPGVTIAILIGKAATCLTGERTALNFLQHLSGIATVTRQFVDRAKGTIKILDTRKTTPGLRLMQKYAVRVGGGWNHRFGLYDMVMIKDNHIQLAGSISEAVKRVRGKKRKQFIEVEVQTIEELREAIDSNVDRIMLDNMRAVQITKAVDLIRRSAPDTEIELSGGIDLQSIGEIATSGADFVSVGALTHSAKALDIALKMKPLGPKAI; encoded by the coding sequence ATGAAAAGAAAAGACGGCAAAACAAGACAGATAGATAGAGAGGCAAAGCAATTTCAGACCATTGTCAAGAGAGCATTGAGAGAGGACATCGGTCGCGGTGATATCACAACGGATGCCATTATCCCGGAAACCGACCGGGCATTGGGTATCATTTTTGCCAAAGAAGAAGGAATACTATGTGGAGTCGACATCGCTCGAACCGTCTTCGAGCAGATCGACAACACGATCGATTTCCAGAAACAGCTGAATGACGGCAGCCAGCTCTCGCCAGGAGTTACGATCGCAATCCTGATCGGCAAAGCCGCCACTTGTTTGACCGGGGAAAGGACGGCGCTGAATTTTCTGCAGCATCTTAGTGGTATTGCCACCGTCACCAGGCAATTTGTCGACCGGGCAAAAGGTACAATCAAGATCCTTGATACAAGAAAAACAACACCCGGCCTGCGCCTCATGCAGAAATATGCAGTACGTGTTGGTGGCGGTTGGAATCATCGTTTTGGTCTATACGACATGGTTATGATCAAAGATAATCATATTCAACTCGCTGGCAGCATCAGTGAAGCAGTGAAACGTGTCCGCGGCAAAAAGAGGAAACAATTCATCGAAGTCGAAGTGCAGACGATCGAAGAACTGAGGGAAGCTATCGACTCAAATGTTGATCGAATAATGCTTGACAACATGCGTGCGGTCCAAATAACCAAAGCCGTTGATCTGATCCGCAGATCTGCACCTGATACTGAAATCGAACTCAGCGGCGGGATCGACCTCCAGAGCATCGGCGAGATTGCCACATCCGGTGCTGATTTTGTCTCCGTTGGTGCGCTGACCCACTCGGCGAAAGCCCTGGACATTGCGCTCAAGATGAAACCCCTTGGCCCCAAGGCCATTTGA